The Melospiza georgiana isolate bMelGeo1 chromosome 31, bMelGeo1.pri, whole genome shotgun sequence genome has a window encoding:
- the PHYHIP gene encoding phytanoyl-CoA hydroxylase-interacting protein, protein MELLSTPKNIEINNITCDSFRISWAMEKGDLERVTHYFIDLNKKENKNSNKFKHRDVPTKLVAKAVPLPMTVRGHWFLSPRTEYSVAVQTAVKQSDGEYLVSGWSETVEFCTGDYAKEHLAQLQEKAELIAGRMLRFSVFYRNQHKEYFQHVRMHCGNVMKPSLKDNSGSHGSPTSGMLHGIFFSCNTEFNTGQPPQDSPYGRYRFQIPAQRLFNPNTNLYFADFYCMYTAYHYVVLVLAPKGSSGDLFCRERLPQLDISSNKFLTCCVEEGELVYRHAQDSILEVIYTEPVDLSLGVLGEISGHQLMSLSTANAKKDPSCKTCNISVGR, encoded by the exons atggagctgctgtccACCCCCAAAAACATCGAGATCAACAACATCACCTGCGATTCCTTCCGCATCTCCTGGGCCATGGAGAAGGGGGACCTGGAGAGGGTCACCCACTACTTCATCGACCTCAACAAGAAGGAGAACAAGAATTCCAACAAGTTCAAGCACCGG GATGTCCCCACCAAGCTGGTGGCCAAGGCGGTGCCGCTGCCCATGACGGTGCGGGGCCACTGGTTCCTGAGCCCCCGCACCGAGTACAGCGTGGCCGTGCAGACGGCGGTCAAGCAGAGCGACGGCGAGTACCTGGTGTCCGGCTGGAGCGAGACCGTGGAGTTCTGCACCGGGG ACTACGCCAAGGAGCACCtagcccagctgcaggagaaagCGGAGCTGATCGCCGGCCGCATGCTGCGCTTCTCCGTCTTCTACCGCAACCAGCACAAGGAGTATTTCCAGCACGTCAG GATGCACTGCGGGAACGTGATGAAGCCGTCGCTGAAGGACAACAGCGGGAGCCACGGCTCGCCCACCAGCGGGATGCTGCACGGCATCTTCTTCAGCTGCAACACCGAGTTCAACACCGGGCAGCCCCCGCAGGACTCGCCCTACGGCCGGTACCGCTTCCAAATCCCGGCGCAGCGCCTCTTCAACCCCAACACCAACCTCTACTTCGCGGACTTCTACTGCATGTACACCGCCTACCACTACGTCGTGCTGGTCCTGGCGCCCAAGGGCTCCTCGGGGGATCTCTTCTGCCGGGAGCGCCTTCCCCAGCTGGACATTTCCTCCAACAAGTTCCTGACGTGCTGCGTGGAGGAGGGCGAGCTGGTGTACCGCCACGCCCAGGACAGCATCCTGGAGGTCATTTACACGGAGCCGGTGGACCTGAGCCTCGGCGTGCTGGGGGAGATCAGCGGCCACCAGCTCATGAGCCTCTCCACCGCCAACGCCAAAAAGGACCCCAGCTGCAAGACGTGCAACATCAGCGTGGGGCGTTAG